In Spirochaeta lutea, a single genomic region encodes these proteins:
- a CDS encoding aminotransferase class I/II-fold pyridoxal phosphate-dependent enzyme, whose protein sequence is MNKERFTMSDVTNFSLADFHYNDNPDVLSPPEDFESWINNPTVQRAFSFTGQQLLRAPSAETEILSNLDGKSRRMINMTSYNYLGLSTHPEVLQAAKEAVDKYGMSSSGAPLVSGTLDIHVKFAEQLAKLKGKEAAMIFSSGYGGNVGALQGLMRKGDVIVFDEKAHKSLIDGGILSGAKMLFFDHNDMTSLEQMLEKAKGKRTLICIEGVYSMDGDICKLPEIVELSERYNAPIYLDEAHSSLMFGENGGGIGEYFGMEDKIGINYGTLSKSFGGVGGFIATKANLITYLKGYASSWNFSCAPSPPVVAALTKALEVATRDSTLRDQLWSNTRYMKENLEAMGLDLGGTESQVIPIIIGASGERLFTFAEQMQLRGLFLQPIDYPAVPAHARRFRISVSSQFSRKDMDEALNIINDVIAKGLKK, encoded by the coding sequence ATGAATAAGGAACGATTTACTATGTCTGATGTAACCAATTTTAGTCTTGCAGACTTCCATTACAATGATAATCCGGATGTTCTGTCTCCCCCTGAGGATTTTGAGTCCTGGATCAACAACCCCACCGTGCAGCGGGCCTTTAGCTTTACCGGACAGCAGCTGCTCCGGGCTCCTTCGGCGGAAACGGAAATCCTGTCTAATCTCGACGGAAAAAGCCGCCGGATGATTAACATGACCAGCTACAACTATCTCGGTCTCTCCACCCACCCCGAGGTGCTTCAAGCCGCGAAAGAGGCGGTGGACAAGTACGGTATGAGTTCTTCGGGTGCACCCTTGGTATCCGGCACCCTGGATATCCACGTGAAATTCGCCGAACAGCTTGCGAAACTGAAGGGTAAGGAAGCTGCGATGATCTTCTCTTCGGGGTACGGCGGTAATGTAGGCGCCCTTCAGGGGCTTATGCGGAAGGGAGATGTAATCGTTTTCGATGAGAAGGCCCATAAGTCTCTGATTGACGGGGGAATTCTCAGCGGGGCGAAGATGCTCTTCTTCGATCACAACGATATGACCAGCCTGGAACAGATGCTCGAAAAGGCAAAGGGGAAACGTACCCTTATCTGTATTGAGGGTGTCTATTCCATGGACGGGGACATCTGTAAGCTCCCCGAAATTGTCGAGCTATCCGAACGCTACAACGCCCCGATCTACCTGGACGAAGCACATTCGAGCCTCATGTTCGGTGAGAACGGAGGAGGTATCGGTGAGTACTTCGGTATGGAGGATAAGATCGGCATTAACTACGGTACCCTCTCGAAGAGCTTCGGCGGGGTAGGGGGCTTCATTGCCACGAAGGCTAACCTGATAACCTACTTGAAGGGCTATGCCTCGAGTTGGAATTTCAGTTGCGCCCCCAGTCCGCCGGTTGTTGCCGCCCTCACCAAGGCCCTGGAGGTAGCTACCCGGGATAGTACCCTCCGAGATCAGCTCTGGTCGAATACGCGGTACATGAAGGAGAATCTCGAAGCCATGGGCTTGGATTTAGGCGGCACAGAAAGCCAGGTTATTCCGATTATTATCGGAGCCAGCGGGGAGCGGCTGTTCACCTTTGCTGAGCAGATGCAGCTCCGGGGATTGTTCCTCCAGCCCATTGATTATCCGGCAGTACCCGCCCATGCCCGGCGGTTTAGAATCTCTGTTTCTTCCCAGTTCTCTCGGAAGGATATGGATGAGGCGCTCAACATTATAAACGACGTTATTGCGAAGGGATTAAAAAAATAA
- a CDS encoding hydroxymethylglutaryl-CoA synthase family protein, with the protein MNKVGIEKLNVYGTSMYLDQRDLAVARQKDPAQVVEDFLIHTRSLNPPWEDTVTMGANAALAMLSEEDKKDIGMLIVGTEGSVDFGKPISTNIHKALGLGPNVRNFETKFACYSGVAALDVAVNWVASGLNHGKKALVIATDFSRAHLDTKEEFVMGGAATAALISSDPKIVEFETQKKGTWSTDIYDTFRPSATAEVGNNEVSLFSYMDAASGSYENYLEHNPDSVDFDTYFKYFIYHTPFPGIAFQAHRTLCRDHAPKKKAELKADFEKRVIPALQFAKRVGSTYGTSNFTGLASLILHADDLNAGDRLALFAYGSGAIGEFYSAIVQPGAREALEAMKISEKLDARRKCSVEEYEFIENLRETYVENPDLEPDFSILNNWYKEHYEGSGLLVLKKVDNWYRTYERA; encoded by the coding sequence ATGAATAAGGTCGGCATCGAAAAGTTAAATGTATACGGTACATCCATGTACCTGGATCAGCGGGACCTCGCCGTGGCCCGTCAGAAGGATCCTGCCCAGGTTGTGGAAGATTTTCTGATCCACACCCGCTCTTTGAATCCCCCCTGGGAAGATACGGTTACCATGGGAGCGAATGCTGCCCTGGCTATGCTCAGCGAGGAAGATAAGAAAGACATCGGAATGCTCATCGTGGGCACCGAGGGTTCGGTGGACTTTGGAAAGCCGATATCCACGAATATTCATAAAGCCTTAGGGCTCGGACCGAATGTCCGGAACTTTGAGACCAAATTCGCCTGCTACAGCGGGGTCGCTGCCCTGGATGTGGCGGTTAACTGGGTGGCTTCTGGGCTAAACCATGGAAAAAAGGCTCTGGTTATTGCCACCGACTTTTCCCGGGCCCACCTGGATACCAAGGAAGAGTTTGTAATGGGCGGAGCCGCCACAGCTGCTCTTATCTCCAGCGATCCGAAGATTGTTGAGTTCGAGACCCAGAAAAAGGGGACCTGGTCAACGGATATCTACGATACCTTCCGTCCCAGCGCCACCGCCGAGGTAGGCAACAACGAGGTAAGCTTGTTCAGCTACATGGATGCCGCCAGCGGTTCCTACGAGAACTACCTCGAACACAATCCCGATTCGGTGGATTTCGACACCTATTTTAAGTATTTCATTTACCACACTCCCTTCCCAGGGATTGCCTTCCAGGCTCACCGGACCCTTTGCCGGGATCATGCGCCGAAGAAGAAGGCTGAGCTGAAGGCAGATTTCGAGAAACGGGTCATTCCGGCCCTACAGTTTGCCAAGCGGGTTGGGTCTACCTACGGAACCAGCAATTTTACCGGACTTGCCAGCCTGATTCTCCATGCCGACGATCTGAACGCCGGAGACCGCCTGGCTCTTTTTGCCTACGGATCCGGTGCGATCGGTGAGTTCTACTCAGCTATTGTTCAGCCCGGTGCCCGGGAGGCTCTGGAGGCGATGAAGATTTCTGAAAAACTAGATGCCCGCCGGAAGTGCAGTGTGGAAGAATACGAGTTCATCGAGAATTTGCGGGAGACCTACGTGGAAAACCCCGATCTTGAGCCCGATTTCTCCATCCTGAATAACTGGTACAAAGAACACTACGAGGGCAGCGGTCTGCTGGTCCTGAAGAAGGTGGATAACTGGTACCGAACCTACGAGAGGGCGTAA
- a CDS encoding beta-ketoacyl-[acyl-carrier-protein] synthase family protein: MQILEPADGGTEVSSINPFERRVVVTGLGTINPIGNTVDEFWDNLTAGKSGTRIAQNMDLSRYHVKIAAEVDLPENAADYFKSRKMMRRLGRFITFSQIAGVQAIRDSGLDTERMGHRCGVVIGTGDAGLMTHWDQIPRIKDRGMEMASPFYISGAISNSASALLSQEHNLLGPSFAISSACASSNHSLGVAVNFIKMGMADAMVAGGTEAVAGIPGIAAFGNIGALSRRNDDPQTASRPFDKDRDGFVMGEGAGVLVLEELEHAKARGATIYAEVTGFGFTSDAHDLVAPHPEGKGAARAITAALDMAKLNTDQIDLINCHGTSTPVGDQAESTAINRALGSTIAQKVMVHSTKSMVGHLIGAAGGVEAIAAIMAFKRGVIHATINQFEQDPDINLNVVKEPTEKHIYHILSDAFGFGGHNATLIFSRFE; this comes from the coding sequence TTGCAAATCTTAGAACCAGCTGACGGAGGAACAGAGGTGAGCAGCATAAATCCATTTGAACGCCGGGTCGTCGTTACGGGACTCGGAACCATTAATCCCATCGGAAATACCGTGGACGAATTCTGGGATAACCTTACCGCAGGTAAAAGCGGAACCCGCATTGCTCAGAACATGGATCTTTCCCGGTACCACGTAAAAATTGCTGCTGAGGTCGATCTTCCGGAAAACGCTGCAGATTATTTTAAAAGCAGAAAAATGATGCGCCGCCTGGGCCGGTTTATTACCTTCAGCCAGATTGCCGGTGTTCAGGCCATCCGCGATTCGGGTTTGGACACCGAACGCATGGGGCACCGCTGCGGTGTGGTTATCGGAACCGGTGATGCGGGTCTCATGACCCATTGGGACCAGATTCCCCGGATCAAGGACCGGGGAATGGAGATGGCAAGCCCCTTTTACATCTCCGGTGCTATTTCCAACAGCGCCTCGGCCCTGCTCAGCCAAGAACATAACCTCCTGGGGCCGAGCTTCGCCATCAGCTCGGCCTGTGCTTCCAGCAACCATTCTCTGGGGGTTGCGGTTAACTTTATTAAAATGGGCATGGCCGATGCCATGGTGGCCGGGGGCACCGAGGCGGTAGCCGGAATACCGGGAATCGCCGCCTTCGGAAACATCGGCGCCCTGAGCCGCCGGAACGATGATCCCCAGACTGCCAGCCGGCCCTTCGACAAGGATCGAGATGGCTTTGTCATGGGGGAGGGCGCCGGGGTGCTTGTTCTGGAGGAGCTGGAACATGCCAAGGCACGGGGTGCAACCATCTATGCAGAGGTAACCGGATTCGGATTTACCAGTGATGCTCATGACCTTGTGGCTCCCCATCCTGAGGGCAAGGGAGCGGCCCGGGCGATTACCGCCGCCCTGGATATGGCCAAACTCAATACCGATCAGATTGATCTTATCAACTGTCACGGCACCTCTACTCCCGTGGGAGATCAAGCCGAGTCCACTGCAATAAACCGCGCCTTGGGCAGCACCATTGCACAGAAGGTCATGGTACACTCCACAAAATCCATGGTCGGACATCTCATCGGGGCTGCAGGGGGCGTGGAGGCCATAGCCGCCATCATGGCGTTTAAACGCGGTGTCATCCACGCAACGATTAACCAGTTCGAGCAGGATCCGGATATAAACCTGAACGTAGTAAAAGAGCCTACCGAGAAACATATCTATCACATTCTCTCCGATGCCTTCGGTTTCGGCGGCCACAACGCAACCCTGATCTTCAGCAGGTTCGAATAG
- a CDS encoding enoyl-CoA hydratase/isomerase family protein: MSGGAVGYLVESGLGILTMQDGTGTNRLDGPFLEQLLSGIESAYADDSVKAVLLRSGESAFCLGMNLQALQGSLSRDGASPGGREQRGQAVAVYGRLLEQLLLGPKPVIALVEGAVKAGGMGITAACDIVIAQEERASFELSEVLFGLIPANVLPFLMHHRISPQQARYLILSAKQLSAQDALHLGIADEVYAAPELERGLKNLLKTMMRAEPGALAAAKRFIGAHIQSGFDEFRDAAEEELLSLMERPQVGQGLQAFHEGDMPPWFDRFKAKTALSGAARQGDGGVQA; encoded by the coding sequence ATGTCTGGAGGTGCTGTGGGCTACCTGGTAGAGAGCGGGCTTGGTATTCTGACCATGCAGGACGGTACGGGAACGAACCGTCTTGACGGGCCCTTTCTGGAGCAGCTGCTTTCCGGGATAGAGTCCGCCTACGCCGATGATTCGGTTAAGGCGGTTCTGCTGCGCAGCGGAGAGTCTGCCTTCTGCCTTGGGATGAACCTTCAGGCCCTCCAGGGCAGCCTGAGCCGGGACGGCGCCTCCCCGGGAGGGCGGGAGCAGCGCGGTCAGGCTGTGGCTGTGTACGGTAGGCTGTTAGAGCAGCTGCTCTTGGGTCCTAAGCCGGTCATCGCCCTGGTAGAGGGGGCCGTGAAGGCCGGCGGCATGGGGATTACCGCCGCCTGCGACATCGTTATTGCCCAAGAGGAACGTGCAAGCTTTGAGCTCTCCGAGGTACTCTTCGGCTTGATACCAGCCAATGTGCTGCCCTTTCTTATGCACCATCGGATCAGCCCCCAGCAGGCCAGGTATTTAATCCTCTCGGCTAAGCAGCTTTCCGCCCAGGATGCCCTGCATCTGGGTATTGCGGACGAGGTGTATGCCGCTCCCGAATTGGAACGGGGATTAAAAAACCTGCTAAAAACCATGATGCGGGCTGAACCAGGTGCCCTGGCTGCTGCAAAGCGGTTTATCGGGGCCCATATTCAGAGCGGATTTGATGAGTTTCGAGATGCAGCCGAGGAAGAGCTGCTGTCTCTCATGGAGCGGCCCCAGGTCGGCCAGGGCCTCCAAGCCTTCCATGAGGGGGATATGCCGCCCTGGTTTGACCGATTCAAGGCTAAAACGGCCCTCTCGGGGGCTGCACGCCAGGGTGACGGCGGGGTTCAGGCCTAG
- a CDS encoding SDR family oxidoreductase, with the protein MAQNAFVTGGSRGIGRAIVLRYVKEGWGVGFTYNANDEAAQETIRLAQEINPELPVRSYKMALDNEQQIEDVCDAVQSDFRTVTAVVNNAAIVRDNAAALMDNDQWNQVIQANLTAPFLVSRSFLMHFLSNRKGRLVHIGSLSAYGSSGQVNYAAAKAGLEGMSLTLAKEYGKKGITSNIVTVGYVPTDMTQSHMNQALSEYWVKHCPLRRVGTPEEIASMVFYLSGDEAGFISGENIRVSGALTYSV; encoded by the coding sequence ATGGCACAAAATGCCTTTGTAACCGGCGGATCCCGGGGGATCGGCCGGGCAATTGTTTTACGCTACGTAAAAGAGGGCTGGGGCGTGGGGTTTACCTACAATGCCAACGACGAAGCAGCCCAGGAGACCATCAGGCTGGCCCAGGAAATCAATCCTGAACTGCCGGTCCGGTCGTATAAGATGGCTCTGGATAATGAGCAGCAGATCGAAGATGTATGCGATGCGGTGCAGTCCGACTTCCGTACGGTAACGGCTGTGGTGAATAACGCAGCCATTGTCCGGGATAACGCAGCAGCCTTGATGGATAACGACCAGTGGAATCAGGTTATCCAGGCAAACCTCACCGCTCCGTTTTTGGTAAGCAGATCCTTTTTAATGCATTTTCTTTCCAACAGGAAGGGCAGGCTCGTACATATCGGTAGCCTGTCAGCCTACGGAAGCAGCGGCCAGGTAAACTACGCGGCTGCGAAGGCGGGGTTGGAAGGCATGAGTCTGACCCTGGCGAAGGAGTATGGAAAAAAAGGTATTACCAGCAATATCGTGACCGTGGGGTACGTTCCTACGGACATGACCCAGAGTCACATGAATCAGGCTCTCTCGGAATATTGGGTCAAACACTGCCCCCTGCGAAGGGTTGGAACCCCCGAGGAAATTGCCTCCATGGTGTTCTACCTGTCCGGGGACGAGGCAGGATTCATCAGTGGAGAAAATATTCGGGTATCCGGGGCGCTAACCTATTCGGTTTAA
- a CDS encoding phosphopantetheine-binding protein has translation MTKAEVIEVIKKNIVENLDDVELDEIDVTKSMKDYGANSLDIIEVVSCSMRDLDIKIPRSELADIGDIDGLAEKFMQNIGDN, from the coding sequence ATGACCAAAGCAGAGGTTATTGAGGTAATTAAGAAGAATATCGTTGAGAACCTCGACGATGTTGAGTTGGATGAGATTGATGTTACTAAGTCAATGAAAGACTACGGTGCCAACAGCCTTGATATTATTGAGGTTGTTTCCTGCTCCATGCGGGATCTTGACATCAAGATTCCCCGTTCAGAGCTGGCAGACATCGGTGATATTGACGGACTTGCTGAAAAGTTCATGCAAAACATCGGCGATAACTAA
- a CDS encoding 3-hydroxyacyl-ACP dehydratase FabZ family protein gives MDALELEKLLKKHRKKLLFDPADVSTPLDLDTSAIQRIIPHRDPLLFVDRLTGLDLQEGRIVGQRTLHASDPVFQGHFPEMPLYPGNFTIEMIGQLGLCMYYFVSQDRTELGDDARPVPARATRIAGAYYLEPIEPGKTVTLLAQKLDFDGYFASMIGQAVVDGKVAVVTIGEVIILED, from the coding sequence ATGGACGCCCTGGAGCTGGAAAAACTACTGAAAAAGCACCGTAAAAAGTTGTTATTTGATCCCGCAGACGTATCCACCCCCTTGGATCTGGACACATCTGCGATTCAGAGGATCATCCCCCACAGGGATCCTCTGCTGTTTGTTGACCGGTTGACGGGCCTCGATCTCCAGGAGGGACGCATCGTGGGACAGAGGACCTTGCACGCCTCCGATCCCGTGTTTCAGGGACATTTTCCCGAAATGCCCCTGTATCCCGGGAACTTCACCATTGAGATGATCGGGCAGCTGGGACTATGTATGTACTACTTCGTCTCTCAGGACCGGACCGAGTTGGGGGATGATGCCAGGCCGGTACCGGCCAGAGCTACCCGCATTGCCGGAGCATACTACCTGGAACCCATTGAACCCGGGAAAACCGTTACCCTTCTGGCTCAGAAACTGGATTTTGACGGGTATTTCGCCAGCATGATCGGTCAGGCCGTGGTAGACGGCAAGGTGGCGGTAGTCACCATCGGTGAAGTCATCATTCTGGAGGATTGA
- a CDS encoding SDR family oxidoreductase, translated as MITIDFSGKSVLITGGTKGIGLSTALNFAQAGAQTYLTYKWGSADNDQLMAQFDAVNGPRPILLQADVSVDEDTDALLEKIAETSPQGVDIFISNVGYAATMKTLDNYKKRSLFKTLEYSTWPMIEYTRKIQKRFGRYPEKVVGISSDGPDHYYRGYDYVAASKALLEFFGKYLSVHLFEEGSRVNVMRFGTVKTESFTAIFGEEFFEYLKNEGVSEQMILTPEACGKAVFALCSGFMDAVNGQVINVDYGLPFQDNSMMRYLNWKEKQTQ; from the coding sequence GTGATAACGATAGATTTTAGCGGAAAATCAGTACTCATAACCGGAGGGACGAAGGGAATCGGGCTTTCCACAGCTCTGAATTTCGCCCAGGCCGGGGCTCAAACCTATTTAACCTACAAGTGGGGAAGTGCGGATAATGATCAGCTGATGGCCCAGTTTGATGCAGTTAATGGTCCCAGGCCCATCCTGTTACAGGCCGATGTATCGGTGGATGAGGATACCGATGCTCTGCTGGAGAAGATTGCCGAGACCAGCCCCCAGGGTGTGGATATATTCATCTCCAACGTGGGATACGCTGCGACAATGAAAACCCTGGACAACTACAAAAAGCGCAGTCTTTTCAAGACCCTGGAATATTCCACCTGGCCCATGATAGAGTACACCCGGAAGATCCAGAAGCGATTCGGTCGATACCCCGAAAAGGTCGTGGGAATTTCCAGCGACGGCCCGGATCATTATTACCGGGGATACGACTATGTGGCTGCCAGCAAGGCTCTACTGGAGTTCTTCGGGAAGTACCTCTCGGTTCACCTCTTTGAAGAGGGTTCACGGGTGAATGTGATGCGCTTCGGTACGGTTAAGACAGAATCCTTTACTGCCATATTCGGTGAAGAGTTCTTTGAGTACTTGAAGAACGAGGGTGTTTCTGAACAGATGATTCTCACCCCCGAGGCCTGCGGTAAGGCGGTATTTGCCCTCTGCAGCGGGTTTATGGATGCGGTGAACGGGCAGGTGATCAATGTTGACTATGGCCTGCCTTTCCAAGATAATAGCATGATGCGTTACCTGAACTGGAAAGAAAAGCAAACCCAGTAA
- a CDS encoding 4'-phosphopantetheinyl transferase family protein: MKESDMTIGDIPLEISLIQYHDEDPGSYQHLLDQGDLNDLRNLASPRAFRELGWRRAMLRKTLAERTGQAPDRLVIIRGDHGKPRLEGADISFNASYSTGLLALVMYPGDAGEVGVDIEFLDRRGGDNRIRRLGEVVLQFFGQDEQQVLGETGPPGCDAWLEEFFRLWTRKEALVKAWGESIGSHGLFTTLDSPVLWQGRAWWTGDSVVTRGSDRWWLGVAGSGPITMDTRNYRLV; this comes from the coding sequence GTGAAGGAATCTGACATGACCATCGGCGATATTCCCCTTGAGATTTCCCTGATTCAGTATCATGATGAGGATCCGGGCAGCTATCAGCATCTTTTAGACCAGGGTGATTTGAATGATTTGCGCAACCTGGCAAGTCCCCGAGCCTTTCGGGAGCTGGGCTGGCGCAGGGCCATGCTGCGGAAAACCCTGGCAGAACGGACCGGTCAAGCCCCGGATCGCCTGGTTATAATCAGGGGAGATCATGGTAAGCCCAGACTTGAGGGGGCCGATATATCCTTTAATGCCTCCTACAGTACGGGGCTCTTGGCCCTGGTTATGTATCCCGGGGATGCCGGGGAGGTAGGGGTAGATATTGAGTTTCTGGATCGCCGGGGAGGAGACAACCGGATCCGGCGCCTGGGTGAGGTGGTCCTGCAATTCTTCGGACAGGACGAACAGCAGGTTCTGGGCGAGACCGGACCGCCTGGCTGTGATGCCTGGCTTGAGGAGTTTTTTCGGCTGTGGACCCGGAAAGAGGCCTTGGTGAAGGCCTGGGGTGAGAGCATCGGTAGTCATGGATTGTTTACCACCCTGGATAGTCCCGTATTATGGCAGGGAAGGGCCTGGTGGACCGGAGATTCGGTGGTAACCAGAGGGTCGGATCGATGGTGGTTGGGGGTAGCCGGATCCGGACCGATAACTATGGATACCCGAAACTATAGACTAGTATGA
- a CDS encoding polyketide synthase — protein sequence MSKRVSHYIEENGIAHIQMHDHEGKNVFSHAFVEDFLVELDAVEKAEPRVLILEGLDDVFSGGADKESLMDLAHGNIVVRDLVISERLINTRFPVISAMKGHAMGGGLVIGLCSDIVIAARESRYGAVFMTMGFTPGMGTTTLLPTLVGPFIANEMMFTGKRFKGRELAEKACGFNYILPKDQVQAKAQDVALQIAERNVKSVYLLKYTLSAPKKKLLIDARLQEDMMHTISFGYPETKEIINDLYAH from the coding sequence ATGAGTAAACGTGTTAGTCATTATATCGAAGAAAATGGGATAGCCCATATTCAGATGCACGACCATGAGGGCAAAAACGTATTTTCCCATGCCTTCGTGGAAGATTTTCTGGTGGAGCTTGATGCGGTTGAAAAGGCAGAGCCCAGGGTTCTGATTTTAGAGGGCTTGGATGATGTGTTTTCCGGGGGCGCCGATAAGGAAAGCCTCATGGACCTTGCCCATGGTAATATTGTGGTCCGGGATTTGGTAATCAGCGAACGCTTAATTAATACCCGGTTCCCGGTGATCTCCGCCATGAAGGGACATGCCATGGGCGGCGGTCTGGTTATTGGGCTCTGCAGCGATATTGTCATTGCAGCCCGGGAAAGCAGGTACGGGGCGGTTTTTATGACCATGGGGTTTACCCCGGGGATGGGAACCACCACCCTGTTGCCGACCCTGGTTGGGCCGTTCATTGCCAACGAGATGATGTTCACCGGTAAGCGGTTTAAGGGTAGGGAGTTAGCGGAAAAGGCCTGCGGTTTTAACTACATCCTTCCCAAGGATCAGGTCCAGGCCAAGGCCCAGGACGTTGCTTTACAAATCGCCGAGCGGAATGTAAAATCCGTATACCTCTTAAAGTACACCCTCAGTGCTCCTAAGAAGAAGCTTCTGATAGATGCCCGTCTGCAGGAAGATATGATGCATACCATTAGCTTCGGGTATCCGGAGACCAAAGAAATTATTAATGATTTATATGCCCACTAG
- the msrB gene encoding peptide-methionine (R)-S-oxide reductase MsrB, which translates to MEYHSFFIRFKRLGLPLLLLWILIIVPIQTAAQGSGEDRGKTSPVPDIEGRSTMNRNAKEIDGITLTQLPEDFQYPITRSEEEWQDILSPHRYYILRQDGTERAFDNALWNNKERGIYYSAATGEPLFHSDDKYESGTGWPSFTKPINPEAVHLLGDFTLFAPRVEVVDSKSGSHLGHVFPDGPQPTGLRYCMNSAALIFVPEGGEPPKIPQ; encoded by the coding sequence ATGGAATACCATAGCTTTTTTATAAGGTTTAAGCGTCTGGGGCTTCCGCTACTACTGCTTTGGATTCTCATTATAGTGCCAATCCAGACAGCTGCCCAGGGTTCGGGGGAAGACCGGGGTAAAACATCACCAGTCCCGGATATTGAAGGGAGAAGCACCATGAACAGAAATGCAAAAGAAATAGACGGAATTACACTCACCCAGCTTCCTGAGGATTTCCAATATCCCATCACCCGGAGCGAGGAAGAGTGGCAGGACATCCTCTCCCCCCATCGCTACTACATCCTCCGGCAGGACGGAACAGAACGGGCCTTCGACAACGCCCTATGGAACAACAAGGAGCGTGGAATCTACTACAGCGCGGCCACGGGTGAACCCCTCTTCCACTCCGATGACAAATATGAATCGGGAACCGGCTGGCCAAGCTTTACCAAACCCATCAATCCCGAAGCCGTACACCTTCTCGGGGACTTCACCCTATTCGCACCCCGGGTAGAGGTTGTGGACAGCAAATCGGGCAGCCACCTTGGCCACGTATTCCCCGACGGCCCCCAGCCCACCGGCCTGCGCTACTGTATGAACTCCGCAGCCCTCATCTTTGTTCCCGAAGGCGGCGAACCCCCGAAGATCCCCCAATAA
- a CDS encoding NAD-dependent epimerase/dehydratase family protein has product MILVTGSTGFVGRALCRRLAELNLPFRVLLRPSSDPSRAPGDAAGQVFADPGDVDSLAEAVRDVDTIVHCAGALVGREYDDYYRGNVLYTQNLLEALKRSGTIVQRFVLISSQAAGGPASPEGEAEVTEDDKAHPISWYGQSKFHAEEVLRAGAVPYVILRPVPVYGPGDREFLTVFKMANRGLMVTLDDGQQLVNMVYIDDLVQAILLGINSPRANRTYFVSGPGFYSQQEILNTCRRVVGREAWLVFIPAWLARVVGGVNSLVGRLFGRVPLVNRDKINEMLQRRWLCSPRRIKDELAFSAAVDLEEGFRRTLAWYREQNWL; this is encoded by the coding sequence ATGATACTTGTAACAGGTTCGACTGGGTTTGTCGGGAGGGCGCTTTGCCGTCGGTTGGCTGAGTTAAATCTGCCCTTTCGGGTGCTGCTTCGGCCCTCCAGCGATCCCAGCAGAGCTCCAGGGGATGCAGCCGGTCAGGTATTTGCCGATCCCGGCGATGTTGATTCTCTCGCAGAGGCAGTGCGGGACGTGGATACCATCGTGCACTGTGCAGGAGCGTTGGTTGGCAGGGAGTATGATGACTATTACCGGGGGAATGTGCTGTATACCCAGAATCTTCTGGAAGCCCTTAAGCGATCAGGCACGATAGTGCAGAGGTTCGTACTGATTAGTTCCCAAGCCGCCGGGGGTCCGGCCTCTCCCGAGGGCGAAGCCGAGGTAACCGAGGACGACAAGGCTCATCCCATTAGCTGGTACGGCCAGTCAAAGTTCCATGCGGAGGAGGTGCTCCGGGCAGGGGCGGTTCCCTACGTTATTTTACGGCCTGTTCCTGTCTACGGACCGGGGGATAGGGAGTTCCTCACGGTGTTTAAGATGGCGAACCGCGGACTCATGGTTACCCTGGATGACGGTCAGCAGCTGGTTAATATGGTATATATTGATGATCTTGTGCAGGCTATTCTGCTGGGGATAAACAGCCCCAGGGCCAACCGGACCTACTTTGTTTCCGGTCCCGGTTTCTATTCCCAACAGGAGATACTCAATACCTGCAGGAGGGTTGTGGGGCGCGAAGCCTGGCTTGTGTTTATTCCGGCCTGGCTGGCCCGGGTAGTCGGCGGGGTGAATTCCCTGGTGGGGCGGTTATTCGGACGGGTTCCCCTGGTGAACCGGGATAAGATCAACGAAATGCTTCAACGCCGGTGGCTCTGTTCTCCCCGGCGGATCAAGGACGAACTGGCCTTCTCAGCCGCCGTTGATCTAGAGGAGGGGTTTCGACGGACCCTCGCCTGGTACCGGGAGCAGAACTGGCTTTGA